In Thiospirochaeta perfilievii, a single window of DNA contains:
- the rplJ gene encoding 50S ribosomal protein L10, with amino-acid sequence MAEKKIQQYKIDAVGQLERQFGSVESYFLTDYRGLSVEQITEIRGKLRALDAEIHVVKNNFAKKAFELIDVKGLEEYLVGPTAVALVKGEAGPVAKALFAAAKETSLEVKGGYVAGDLMSSQEAEVFSTLPTRDEAIQMLMYAMNGVTSKLVRTIQAVADQKAEA; translated from the coding sequence ATGGCAGAGAAAAAAATACAACAATATAAAATTGATGCTGTAGGTCAGCTTGAAAGACAATTTGGTTCAGTAGAAAGTTACTTTTTAACTGACTATAGAGGTCTTTCTGTGGAGCAGATTACAGAAATTAGAGGTAAGTTAAGAGCTTTAGATGCAGAAATTCATGTTGTTAAGAATAATTTTGCAAAAAAAGCATTTGAGCTTATTGATGTTAAAGGTTTAGAAGAGTATCTTGTAGGACCAACAGCTGTTGCTTTAGTAAAAGGTGAAGCTGGTCCTGTAGCTAAAGCTCTTTTTGCTGCTGCAAAAGAGACATCATTAGAAGTAAAGGGTGGATATGTTGCCGGAGACTTAATGTCAAGTCAAGAAGCAGAAGTATTCAGTACTCTACCTACTAGAGATGAAGCTATTCAGATGTTAATGTACGCTATGAATGGTGTTACATCTAAACTTGTAAGAACAATTCAGGCTGTTGCTGACCAAAAAGCAGAAGCTTAA
- the rplL gene encoding 50S ribosomal protein L7/L12, translating into MTTEEILDAIAGMTVLEVSELVKAMEEKFGVSAAAPVAVAGGAVAGAAAEEQTEFDVVFKGFADGKKIPVIKAVREATGLGLKEAKEIVEGSDAVIKEGVSKEDAASVKEKLEAAGAVIEVK; encoded by the coding sequence ATGACAACAGAAGAAATTTTAGACGCAATTGCTGGAATGACTGTATTAGAGGTTTCAGAGCTTGTAAAAGCAATGGAAGAAAAATTTGGTGTATCTGCTGCTGCACCTGTAGCTGTAGCTGGTGGAGCTGTAGCTGGTGCTGCTGCTGAAGAGCAAACAGAATTCGACGTAGTATTTAAAGGTTTTGCTGATGGAAAGAAAATTCCAGTAATCAAAGCTGTTAGAGAGGCTACAGGTCTTGGTCTTAAAGAGGCAAAAGAGATCGTTGAAGGTTCTGATGCTGTTATTAAAGAAGGTGTATCTAAAGAAGATGCAGCTTCAGTAAAGGAAAAATTAGAAGCAGCTGGTGCTGTAATTGAAGTTAAGTAG